A part of Paraburkholderia azotifigens genomic DNA contains:
- a CDS encoding alpha/beta hydrolase translates to MFDPSLLGRLSFTHADAVKGALPPGRNRLGIAGDRDAILYVPRGLEPNEPVPLFVMFHGAGGFPEKVLPYIEEHAERDRFLVLAPHSLYPTWDIVIGGSGPDLERLDRALVEVTSRYTIDRARLAFAGFSDGASYALSMGITNGDIASHVIAFSGGFMSVFTQEGAPKVFIAHGMRDEQLPVETSGRANASKLKAAGYDVQYIEFNGLHAIQPAVVGMAVQFFLG, encoded by the coding sequence ATGTTCGATCCGTCGCTGCTTGGCCGTCTGTCCTTCACACACGCCGATGCCGTCAAGGGTGCATTGCCGCCCGGCCGCAACCGGCTTGGCATCGCTGGTGATCGCGATGCGATCCTGTACGTGCCGCGCGGCCTCGAACCGAATGAGCCCGTGCCGCTTTTCGTGATGTTCCATGGCGCGGGCGGCTTCCCGGAAAAGGTTCTGCCCTACATCGAAGAGCACGCGGAGCGCGACAGATTCCTCGTGCTCGCGCCGCATTCGCTGTATCCGACGTGGGACATCGTGATCGGCGGCAGCGGCCCGGATCTGGAGCGGCTCGACCGCGCACTCGTCGAAGTGACCTCGCGTTATACGATCGATCGCGCTCGTCTCGCCTTCGCGGGCTTCTCGGACGGCGCGAGTTACGCGCTGTCGATGGGCATCACGAACGGCGACATCGCGAGCCACGTGATCGCATTCTCGGGCGGCTTCATGTCGGTGTTCACACAGGAAGGCGCACCGAAGGTTTTTATCGCGCACGGCATGCGCGACGAACAGCTGCCTGTCGAAACCAGCGGGCGCGCGAACGCCTCGAAGCTGAAAGCAGCAGGCTACGACGTGCAATACATCGAATTCAACGGACTGCATGCCATTCAGCCTGCCGTCGTCGGCATGGCCGTGCAGTTCTTTCTCGGTTAG
- a CDS encoding AAA family ATPase yields MDFEIPESLVHPLLAMIESGSPLARQLNQHGACHGSMVVSSKLFDSRSLNTLYSLSKANDERALMFQMLALDNIYNAPQARTIPSLEQLVAGLIAYLTRDAIDGWLYGRAKDGTLLPWLVRRMRLVEPDQGTPYVVIDMLANTMQSANSERTEHHLRLSGMTTSLVINRHDIVDRTIPELLAEFGFYKECSEFKLEYERHAERFLQFQPRFGAQFVVSKAAYTVDAKSGAELIRIPDGVSAKCVNDEETLERRFQATADAGFWRGASIDSGFDKVPLHCYVCLFHLEWHRDIWVHVQHIDEYRYQPELRDKLVLPDHHRDLIDILTSKTNVFVQDFVPGKSGGTTILCQGAPGLGKTLTAEVYSEVVGKPLYRVHSGQLGTTAASVGAALSGILQRATRWGAILLLDEADVYIRRRDNDLEHNAIVAEFLRTLEYFNGLLFMTTNRIDDVDDAILSRCIAKIHYETPPRADAMRLWKLLAEQLGADLGDDLIETLTNTWPHSSGRDIKELLKLTTRYCRAKEIPLSLDAFRICASFRGHA; encoded by the coding sequence ATGGACTTTGAAATACCGGAATCGCTGGTGCATCCGCTGCTCGCGATGATCGAATCGGGATCGCCGCTCGCAAGACAACTCAATCAGCACGGCGCGTGTCACGGCAGCATGGTCGTGTCGAGCAAGCTGTTCGATTCCAGGTCGTTGAATACGCTCTATTCGCTCAGCAAAGCAAACGACGAGCGCGCGCTGATGTTCCAGATGCTCGCGCTCGACAACATCTACAACGCGCCGCAAGCGCGCACGATCCCGAGCCTCGAACAACTGGTGGCTGGCCTGATCGCGTATCTGACGCGCGATGCGATCGACGGCTGGCTATATGGCCGCGCGAAGGACGGCACGCTGCTGCCGTGGCTCGTGCGCCGCATGCGCCTCGTCGAACCCGATCAGGGCACACCGTACGTCGTGATCGATATGCTCGCGAACACGATGCAATCCGCGAATTCGGAACGTACCGAGCATCATTTGCGGCTCTCGGGCATGACCACGTCGCTCGTGATCAACCGGCACGATATCGTCGACCGCACGATTCCCGAGCTGCTGGCCGAGTTCGGTTTCTACAAGGAATGCTCCGAGTTCAAGCTCGAATACGAGCGGCATGCGGAGCGTTTTCTGCAGTTCCAGCCGCGTTTCGGCGCGCAGTTCGTGGTATCGAAGGCCGCTTATACAGTCGATGCAAAAAGCGGCGCCGAGCTGATCCGCATTCCTGACGGCGTGAGCGCGAAATGCGTGAACGATGAAGAGACGCTGGAAAGGCGCTTTCAGGCGACGGCCGACGCCGGCTTCTGGCGCGGCGCGAGCATCGACAGCGGGTTCGACAAGGTGCCGCTGCATTGCTACGTGTGCCTGTTTCATCTGGAATGGCACCGCGATATCTGGGTGCATGTGCAGCACATCGACGAATATCGCTATCAACCCGAACTGCGCGACAAGCTGGTGTTGCCGGATCATCATCGCGATCTGATCGACATTCTGACGTCGAAGACCAATGTGTTCGTGCAGGATTTCGTGCCGGGCAAATCGGGCGGCACGACGATTCTTTGCCAGGGCGCGCCTGGGCTCGGCAAGACGTTGACGGCCGAAGTCTATTCGGAAGTCGTCGGCAAGCCGCTGTATCGCGTGCATTCGGGGCAACTCGGAACGACGGCGGCGTCGGTGGGCGCGGCGCTGTCAGGCATCCTGCAACGCGCGACGCGCTGGGGCGCGATCCTGCTGCTCGATGAAGCCGACGTCTACATCCGGCGCCGCGATAACGACCTCGAGCACAACGCGATTGTCGCGGAGTTCCTGCGCACGCTCGAGTACTTCAACGGCCTGCTGTTCATGACGACCAACCGCATCGACGATGTCGACGATGCGATCCTGTCGCGCTGCATCGCGAAGATTCACTACGAAACGCCGCCGCGCGCGGACGCGATGCGCTTGTGGAAGCTCCTCGCCGAACAGCTGGGCGCCGATCTCGGCGACGACCTGATCGAAACCTTGACGAACACCTGGCCGCATTCGAGCGGGCGAGACATCAAGGAACTGCTGAAGCTGACCACGCGCTACTGCCGCGCCAAGGAGATTCCGCTGTCGTTGGACGCGTTCAGAATCTGTGCATCGTTTCGCGGTCACGCATGA
- the phaC gene encoding class I poly(R)-hydroxyalkanoic acid synthase: MKMPFSMPDEFASGWFKAGFNFWRAMPLSNEPGGTRKTLTQASADYWRQQTALFTSMVTGMAGGKSASQPVVQPEHGDRRFHAEDWSSNGWYSLLKQNYLINARMLEDMVEASTLDDKEKHKLRFYTRQFIDLASPTNYAATNPEVIQHALESHGSSLVSGATRLLEDMKDGCISITDRSAFEVGRSVAASEGSVVFENELFQLIQYAPLTPTVARRPLVIVPPCINKFYILDLQPDNSFVRFACEQGLTVFLVSWRNPDETMADTQWDAYLESGVMKALEVARTIARADKVNALGWCVGGTLLSSALAVMRANGDDTVASATLLTALLDFSDPGDLGVFIDEAGVSMREHTIGRGGLYPGRELGFVFQTLRANDLIWPYVVNNYLKGKAPAAFDLLYWNADTTNLPGPMYSWYLRNMYLENSLRVPNRLTMCGTPVDLGRIDMPAYLLATEEDHIVPWRSAYQSTQLLGGETEFVLGASGHIAGVINPASKNRRSYWTGGTPGSDAGQWLTGATRQSGSWWNHWIRWVTQHAGDEVKARTAPGSAKHKPIEPAPGRYVKVRAG, from the coding sequence ATGAAAATGCCATTTAGCATGCCGGACGAATTCGCGTCGGGCTGGTTCAAAGCCGGGTTCAACTTCTGGCGCGCGATGCCGCTATCGAACGAACCGGGCGGCACGCGTAAAACGCTCACGCAGGCAAGCGCCGATTACTGGCGCCAGCAGACCGCCCTGTTCACGAGCATGGTGACGGGCATGGCGGGCGGCAAATCCGCATCGCAGCCCGTGGTTCAGCCGGAGCATGGGGATCGGAGATTTCATGCGGAAGACTGGTCCAGCAATGGCTGGTACAGCCTGCTCAAGCAGAACTACCTGATCAACGCGCGCATGCTCGAAGACATGGTCGAGGCGAGCACGCTGGACGACAAGGAAAAGCACAAGCTGCGCTTTTACACGCGCCAGTTCATCGACCTCGCCAGTCCGACGAACTATGCCGCGACCAATCCCGAAGTCATCCAGCACGCACTCGAATCCCACGGCAGCAGTCTCGTGTCGGGCGCGACCCGCTTGCTGGAAGACATGAAGGACGGTTGCATTTCGATCACCGATCGCAGCGCATTCGAAGTGGGGCGCAGCGTGGCCGCGTCGGAAGGCTCGGTCGTATTCGAGAACGAGCTGTTCCAGCTGATCCAGTATGCGCCCCTCACACCGACCGTCGCGCGACGGCCGCTCGTGATCGTTCCGCCCTGCATCAACAAGTTCTACATTCTGGATCTGCAACCGGACAACTCGTTCGTACGCTTCGCATGCGAACAGGGGCTGACGGTGTTTCTGGTGTCGTGGCGCAATCCCGATGAAACGATGGCGGATACGCAATGGGACGCGTATCTCGAGAGCGGCGTGATGAAGGCGCTCGAAGTCGCGCGCACGATCGCCCGCGCGGACAAGGTCAATGCGTTGGGCTGGTGCGTCGGCGGCACGTTGTTGTCATCGGCGCTCGCCGTGATGCGCGCGAATGGCGACGACACCGTCGCGAGCGCGACGCTGCTGACGGCGCTGCTCGACTTCAGCGATCCCGGCGATCTGGGTGTCTTCATCGACGAAGCGGGTGTGTCGATGCGCGAACATACGATTGGTCGCGGCGGACTCTACCCCGGACGCGAGCTTGGCTTCGTCTTTCAGACGCTGCGCGCCAACGATCTGATCTGGCCGTACGTCGTGAACAACTATCTGAAGGGCAAGGCGCCCGCCGCATTCGATCTGCTTTACTGGAACGCGGACACGACCAATCTGCCCGGCCCGATGTACAGCTGGTATCTGCGCAACATGTATCTGGAGAACAGCCTGCGTGTGCCGAACCGGCTGACGATGTGCGGCACGCCCGTGGATCTCGGGCGCATCGACATGCCTGCCTATCTGCTTGCAACCGAGGAAGATCACATCGTTCCGTGGCGCTCCGCGTATCAGTCGACGCAACTGCTCGGCGGTGAAACGGAGTTCGTGCTCGGTGCGAGCGGTCATATCGCCGGTGTCATCAATCCCGCGTCGAAAAACAGGCGCAGCTACTGGACGGGCGGCACGCCAGGCAGCGACGCGGGGCAATGGCTGACGGGCGCAACGCGGCAATCGGGCAGCTGGTGGAATCACTGGATCCGCTGGGTCACGCAGCATGCGGGCGACGAAGTGAAGGCACGCACCGCGCCCGGCAGCGCGAAGCACAAGCCCATCGAACCCGCGCCTGGCCGTTACGTGAAGGTGCGCGCCGGCTGA
- a CDS encoding MaoC family dehydratase — protein MNELNGYDFEDLQPGMTATFAKTITEADILLFAGASGDINAVHINEQFAQTTPFKGRIAHGMLTASIISATIAGRLPGPGTIYLGQNLRFKAPVRPGETVQAEVTIKELIHDKRRVVLSTVCKVDGKVVIDGDALVMPTSREAQIKASAGLAAVNA, from the coding sequence ATGAACGAGCTGAACGGATACGACTTCGAAGACCTGCAACCCGGCATGACTGCCACGTTCGCCAAGACCATTACGGAAGCGGACATCCTGTTGTTCGCGGGCGCTTCGGGCGACATCAACGCGGTCCACATCAATGAGCAGTTCGCACAAACCACGCCCTTCAAGGGCCGCATTGCGCACGGCATGCTGACGGCGAGCATCATCTCCGCGACGATCGCCGGGCGCCTGCCAGGTCCCGGCACCATCTATCTGGGACAAAACCTGCGCTTCAAGGCGCCCGTTCGTCCTGGCGAAACGGTACAGGCCGAAGTCACGATCAAGGAACTGATCCACGACAAACGCCGCGTGGTCCTGTCGACCGTGTGCAAAGTCGACGGCAAGGTGGTGATCGACGGCGATGCGCTCGTCATGCCGACTTCGCGCGAGGCGCAAATCAAGGCAAGCGCCGGGCTTGCAGCAGTAAATGCGTAA
- the pdeM gene encoding ligase-associated DNA damage response endonuclease PdeM translates to MRFETVTVDAGGHPLLLSAQRAAFDPQLKCLLIADAHFGKDAVFRAHGVPVPAGATTDDLARLDALIAAHRPESIVFLGDLLHGRESLGSETMDALSEWRARHASLRVVMVEGNHDRNAGLLPPSLGVETVFEPWIVGPWALCHYPQAIDGAYVVAGHQHPVYVIASRADAVRVPCFRFAARCGVLPAFGAFTGGYVVNQSDDDAAIYAVAQHRVIAVRDRR, encoded by the coding sequence ATGAGATTCGAAACCGTCACCGTCGATGCGGGCGGTCATCCGTTGCTGTTGTCCGCGCAACGCGCCGCGTTCGATCCGCAACTGAAATGCCTGTTGATCGCAGATGCGCATTTCGGCAAGGACGCGGTGTTCCGCGCGCATGGCGTGCCCGTGCCTGCGGGCGCGACGACGGACGATCTCGCGCGGCTCGACGCGCTGATCGCCGCGCATCGGCCTGAATCGATCGTATTTCTCGGCGATCTGCTGCACGGTCGCGAATCGCTCGGCAGCGAGACGATGGACGCGCTCTCCGAATGGCGCGCGCGGCACGCGTCGCTTCGCGTCGTGATGGTCGAAGGAAATCACGATCGCAACGCCGGATTGCTGCCGCCGTCGCTCGGTGTCGAAACGGTATTCGAGCCCTGGATAGTCGGTCCGTGGGCGCTATGTCACTATCCGCAGGCCATCGACGGCGCGTACGTGGTGGCGGGCCACCAGCATCCCGTCTACGTGATCGCGAGCCGCGCGGATGCCGTGCGCGTGCCCTGCTTCCGGTTTGCCGCGCGCTGCGGCGTGCTGCCTGCGTTCGGTGCGTTCACGGGCGGTTACGTCGTCAACCAGTCCGACGACGACGCGGCGATCTATGCCGTCGCACAGCATCGCGTGATTGCGGTGCGCGATCGCCGTTAG